Part of the Streptomyces sp. NBC_00457 genome, GGTCACCCCGTATGACACCGACGCACGTGGCAGCGTCAAACGCGACATCATGTGGGACGGCTACAAGGTCCACTTCACCGAGACCTGCGAGCCGGACGCCCCGAACCTGATCACGAACGTCACCACGACCGTGGCCACCGTCCAGGACCGGTCGATGGCCGAGACGATCCACACCCAGCTTGCCGCACGTGACTGCCTGCCCGCCGAACACTGGGTGGACGCCGGCTATCCCACCGCCCCCGCCCTGGTCAGCGCCCGACGCGACCACGGCATCGCCCTGCACGGACCCATCCAAGCCGACAACAGCGCCCAGACCAGCGCCGAAGACGGCTTCGCCCAAGACGCCTTCACCATCGACTGGAACAAGCAGCAGGCCGCCTGCCCTGGCGGCCACACCAGCACCACCTGGAGCGAACGGCTCTCCCAGCGCGGCCAGCCGGTACTCCGGGTGGTCTTCTCGGCGAGCGACTGCCGCCCCTGCACCATGCGACAGGCGTGCATCAACACCACCAACGCCAAACGACCCCGTGAACTGCGGCTACGCCGCCAGGACGAACACCACGCGCTGCATGCGGCCAGGGCGGAACAGCAGACCGACGCCTGGAAGGAGCGCTACCAGATCCGCGCCGGTGTCGAGGGCACCATGTCCCAGGCCGTCCTACGCTGCGGCCTGCGCAGGTCCCGCTACCGAGGCCTGGCCAAAACCAGCCTCCAGCACCAGCTCACTGGCGCCGCGATCAACCTCGCCCGCATCGACGCCCACCTCATCGACACACCACGAGCCCGCACTCGCATCAGCCACTTCGCAGCACTTCGCCCCGCCGACCAAGAAGCGGCCAGCGGGGCGAAGTGCCCGGCCCCGAATTAACCAACAGCGTCCGAGTCGTCCGAGGCCGAACAGGAGCCATCCCTGGGGGAGAAACCCCAGGTCAGCGCGGTAACGCGTGGTGCCCCCGGCAGGATTCGAACCTGCGACACCCGCTTTAGGAGATCTCCTCCGGTGAGGCCGTGACCTGCGTAAACGTAGCCTCCAGTGCACCTGACCTGCGAAATCACTCCTCCACGGTTCTCGCGTGTTCTCAGCCATTCCCGGCCTCATGTGTGCCGAATCCGTTCCGGTCGGCCACTTGGTTGGGGGCGGTACCTGTTGACGAGGACGACCAGGCGCACGCCGTAAGAACTGCCACTCTCGCTGGGCGGCCAGGCTGACGGATGCCCCGCTCTCGTCCCAAAGGTGTGAGCGGACAGGCGGAAACCCGTAGCCTGGGACCAGCAGTACGCAGCCCGATGCATGCGGAGGGGATGCCGGTGACCACAGCTTCGAGCGGTGTTCCTCACCCGCCGCGCCCGTCGTCGCATCCGCTGCGGACCATCCGTGACATCCGGGAGTCCCTGCCTGAGGACCAGCGTCGGCACTTTGACGCGGAGCTCGCCGACACGGAGATCGAGGCTCTGCCCGAGATGCTGCACCGCTGGGTGACGCTGAGCAACGACGGCTTCGAGGAATTTCTGCTCTCCCGGCCCTTCGAGGGTCTGGAGTTCGGCGCCCGCTCCTACGATGCGCAGACGGACGCCGAGTGATCTACCTGTTCGACACCAATGTCGTCGCCGAACTCACGACCCGGGCGAAGCCCGACCCGCGCGTCCTGGCCTGGTTCCGGTCCACGGCCCGCCCCAACCGCTTCTTGAGCGTGATCACCGTGGCCGAGATCGAGGCCGGCGTTGCCGCCGCCCCGGATCCCGTAAGGCAAGCCCGCTACGCACAAGCCCTCGCTGCGGTACGGCACGAATTCCGTGACCGCATCGCACCGATCGGCGAACCGGAAGCGGCCGCCTACCTCACCATCCACAAGACGCTCAAGGCTGCCGGCACCAGCATCGACCCACCGGACGCCCTGATCGCCGCCTCTGCCCTGGCCAACGGCTGGACAGTTGCCACACGCAACATCAAGCACATGGCCCGAACCGGGGCTCTGGTGGTCAATCCGTGGGAGCAGCAACTGTAGGTGGCCGCGGCGTCTGTGCCGCATGCGCATAGGCCCTCCCGTCCGCCGGACGGAAGGGCCTCTGACCTGATGTTTCTCTGTGCCCCCGGCAGGATTCGAACCTGCGACACCCGCTTTAGGAGAGCGGTGCTCTATCCCCTGAGCTACGAAGGCGAGGATCTCCGTGAGATCCGGCGACCAGCCTAGCGGATAAGGGATCGGCAGTGGGCAGGCCCTCGTTTCCGCAGGAGGCTCGGCTCCGGGGCCGGATGCCACCGCCGACGCCCGCTGCCCCCGCCCGCCACCCCGAGGCCCCCGCCCCCTGCCAACGCCCCGCCACGCACGCCCCTAACCGACCCGCTGCATAGCCTTCCGATGCCGTTCCGCCATCGTGGATCCGGACTCGCGGCGGGCCATTCTCCGCAGTACGGGCGGTGCGAGGAGTAGCCCGGCGACTGCCCAGGCGCCCAGTACCCCCGCTGTCTCCAGGTGCCGCCAGGATTCGCCGAGTTCGGCGGCGACCGCGTCGGCCGGGAGGAGGGCCGAGCGGAGGCCGAGGCCGAGCCAGTAGACGGGGAAGATCTGGCCGACGGTCTGGAGCCAGTCGGGCAGCTTCGAGAGGGGGAAGTAGATTCCGGAGATCACGATGAGGCCCATGACCGGAAGCATCAGCAGGCCGATGGTGCGCGGGCTGTCGACGAGGGAGCCGATGACGGCGCCGATGGGCAGGGTGGCCAGGAGGCCCAGCGGTACCACCCAGAGCAGCGTCAGCCATGCTCCGCCGCCCTGCCGGGCAACGTCATCGACGAGGAACACGCCGGCGGCGAGGGCGAGTCCCATGGAGACGAGTGCCGTACCCGACACCATGACGATCTTGCCGACCAGGTGGCCGACCATGCCGTGAGGCACGGACTTGGCCCGCAGCAGGGTGCCGTCCTCGCGCTCGGTGGCCAGGAGCTGCGCGGTGGTCATCATGCCGGTGAAGGCGAGCGTCATGCCCACCATGCTCGGCAGCATGAACGCGCCGACCGAGATGCCGGCACCCTCCAGCCGATCGTCCCTGACCAGGAACAGCGGCACGACGAGCAGGACCGTCCAGATGGTGTATCCGAACACGTCCTGGCCGGTGGTGAAGGTCTGCCGGAGTTCTATGCAGCCACGCCGCACTCCCGCTCTCGCTGCGTGCCACACCGGACTCATCGGACTCATCCGACTCATCGGACTCATCACGATCCCTCTCCGAAGGCCTGTGCCGCGCGCTCGCCGGAGACGCTCCCCGCCTCCGATTCGCGCACCATCGTCAGGTAGGTGTCCTCCAGGCTCGCCCGGCGCACCTCCAGCCCGCCGATCGCCTCGCCGTGCTCCTCGAACAGCCGGCGGACGAAGGGGGTCGGCTCGGCCGTCGCCTGCTCGTAGGGCTTCCCGTCCAGGGTCCAGCGCACGGTGGCCTCGGCCGATGCCTGCCGGGACAGCTCCTCGGCGGGGCCGTCGGCCACGATGCGGCCACCGGCCAGGATGAGGATCCGGTCGGCGAGCTTCTCCGCCTCGGCAAGGTCGTGCGTGGTCAGCAGAACGGTGGTGTTCTCGTCCGCCAGCCCGCGCACCAGGCCGTGGAACTCGTTCTTGGCCTCCGGGTCCAGACCGGCCGCCGGCTCGTCCAGGAACAGCAGCTCGGGTCGGCCCACAAGGCCGATGGCCACGTCGAACCGTCTGCGCTGCCCGCCCGACAGGGTCCCCACCCGTTTGTTCGCCTGCTCGGTGAGCCCCACGGCGGCGATGAGGTCGTCGATGTCCCACGGCCGCCGTACGAGGGGGGCGGAGTACGGCGCGTAGTACGAACCCAGCTGGACCAGCAGCTCCCGCACCCGCCACTTGCCGTGGTCGCGCCAGGACTGCAACACGATGCCCAGGCGCGCACGCCACCGTTCGTCCCCGCGCGCCGGATCGGTGCCGAGGACGGTCACGTCACCGGCCGAGCGCATCCGGAAGCCTTCCAGGATCTCGATCGTGGTCGTCTTGCCCGCGCCGTTCGGGCCGAGCAGTACGACGACTTCCCCTCGACGGGCCGTGAAGCCGACCCCCTTCAGTACGTCCTGGGTGCGGTAGCGCATCCGCAGATCGCGTACGTCGATGACCGTGTCGGTCTGCGGTGGTGGACTGCTCCCGGACCCGGACAGGGCGTGAGCGGTCTTCATAAGTGTTCCCCCGGTCAGTCTGTCTTCTCCTGGTCGTCCCCTTTGGCATCAGGGGCCGAAGGCCGCGCCGATGGGCCCTACCCGGGCGAACACATTACCTAACGTTTACCTGCGCGCCGATACATGAGAGCGGCTGCCGGCGCCACCCGACGTGGCGCCGGAACCGCTGCCCTCACCGTCAGCGCGTCCCCTTCGCCGCGAAGTCGGCGACCTGGTCGACGTTGTCCTTGGTGATGAAGGCCGGTCCGGTGAGGACGGGGGCGGTGCCGCCGCCGCTGAAGTTGCCGTTGGTCTTGTAGAGCCAGAGGGCGTCGACGGACAGGTAGCCCTGGAGGTAGGGCTGTTGGTCGACGGCGAATTCGACCGTGCCGTCCTGGACGGCCTTGACGAGATCCTTGTTGAGGTCGAACGTCGCGACCTTGGCGTCGGTGCCCGCGTCGGACACGGACTGCACGGCGGTGAGGGCGATCGGGGCGCCGAGGGTGACCACCTGGTCGATGGAGCTGTCCTGCTTGAGCTTGGCGGTGATCGTCGACTTCACGGACGGCATGTCGGTGCCGTTGACGTAGAGGGTGTCGGTCTTGCCCTTGAACCCCTTTTTCAGGCCGGCGCAGCGGGCCTCCAGGGCGACCTGCCCCTGTTCCTGGATGACACAGACGGCGTGCTTCGCGCCGAGCTCGTTGAGGCGCTCGCCGAAGGCCTGGCCGGCGATGTTCTCGTCCTGGCCGAAGTACTCGAGCATGCCGAGCTCCTTCCAGTTGCCGACACCGGAGTTGAAGCCGACGACCGGGATGCCGGCCGACTGGGCCTTGGCCACCACGTCCTTCATGGCTTCCGGCTTGGCGGCGGTGAGGGCGATGCCGTCGACCTTCTGGTCGATGGCGTTCTGCACGAGGTTGGCCTGGTTGCCGGCGCTGGGATCGCTGGAGTAGACGAGCTTGATGTTGTCCTTGGCGGCGGCGGCCTGGGCGCCCTTGCGGATGAGGTCCCAGAACGTGTCGCCGGGTGACGCGTGGGTGATCATGGCCACCGTCATCCGGGGGGTGTTCGCCTTGCCCGCCGAGGCGGCCGCGCCCTCTTCCTCGGACTTCTTGCCGCCCGAGCTGCTGGAGCAGCCCGCGGCGAACAGGACGCCGGCCAGAGCGGTGGCGGTGAGTGTGGCGGCTCGTTGGTGTCTGCGCATGTCCCCTGCACCTCGCTGTGCGGTCCGGGGCACTAGAGCGCTTTATTAGCGCGCTCTAGTGCCAAGTGCCACGTACTATGAGGCCGCCCCGGAGGGCTGTCAATGGATATGTCAGGACGTCTCTACAAGGGCTGAAGGGGAGGGTGCGTGCTTCTCACGCAGCCGACACCCGCGTGAACCTCCCCGCCACATGCAGGTCCGCCTCGATGCCCGCCGCCGTCGCCCTCAGCTCGGGCAGGATGTCGTGGACGCATTCGTCGGCGGTGTGCCGGGCCGCGTGCATCGCGACGTTCACCGCGGCCACCACCCGGCCCGTGCGGTCACGGACCGGTACCGCGATGGAGCGCAGGCCCTCCTCCAGCTCCTCGTCGACCAGGGCGTAGCCCTGCGCACGGACCTCGTCCAGGGTCGCGGAGAGCGCCGCGGGGTCCGTGACCGTGCGCGGGGTCAGCGCCTTCAACTCGCCGAGCACACGCGCCTGTTCAGGTACGTCGGCGAGCATCACCCGCCCCATCGAGGTCGCGTACGCCGGCAGCCGCGTCCCCACCGTGATGTTGACGCTCATCACCCGGATCGTGGCCACCCTGGCCGTGTACTGGATCTCCTCGCCCGACGGTGACAGGACGGCCAGTGACGCCGACTCGTGGACCCGGGTGGAGAGGTCGGCGAGGTGCGGGGTCGCGATCTGGGAGAGGGTCGTGCGGGAGAGGGGCGGAAAGCCCAGGGAGAGGACTCGCGGGGTGAGCGTGAACGTGCGGTGCGGAGCCGGCCGTACCAGCCCCAGATGCTCGTAGGTGATCAGCGCCCGGCGGGCCGTCGCCCGTGCCAGGCCCGTCGCCTTCGCGACCTCCGTCAGGGTCAGCTCCGCGCGGCCCTCACCGAAGGCCGTCAGGACGGTCAGGCCGCGGGCCAGGGATTCCACGAACTCCCTCCCCAGCTCCTGCTTCGACGCCCCCGTCCAGGTCGCAAGGCCCGACGGCGGCGCGGCCGGCTCCGGCGGCGGGGACTCGCGCAGTTCGCGTTCCATGTCCGTCACCGCCGCCCGCAGCCGGGGCAGGAGCGTGTCGCGCAGGCCGGCGGCGGTGTGGCGGCTGGTGTGGCTCACCACGCTTGCCACACAGGCGACTTGGCCGGTGCGCGGATCGCGTACGGGTGCGGCCACCGCGACCAGGCCCGGTTCGATCAGCTGGTCGTCCAGCGCCCAGCCGTCCGCCGCCGCCTGTGCCGCCCGCTGCTCGAACTCCTCGTCGGGGTGGGGGTGTTCGCGTGGTGGTACGGCGGGAAAGGCACGGTCCTGCGGGTCCGCCGCCCGGCGTGCGCGCCAGCGTGTCCAGTCGTCGTCGCTCCACTCGGCGGCGAACAGCGGTCCTGGCGCGGTGCGTTCGGCCGGGAGGAGGTCGCCGATGCGGAAGCTGAGGGACATCGCGCGGCGGCGGGTGGCCTGGTGGATGAAGCGGATGCCGTCGCGGTCGCCCACCGCGAGCGACACCGACTCGTCGAGTTCGTCGGCGAGTTCGTCGGCGCGGGCGGCGAGGAGGGCCGGCAGGCGCAGGGCGGACAGATAGGCGTTGCCCAGTTCCATCAGGCGCGGGGTGAGGACCGCGTCCCGGCCGTCGAGACGGACGTACCCCATGCGCGCGAGCGTCGAGGTGATCCGGTCGATGGTGGAGCGAGCGAGTCCGGTGGCCCGTTCCAGCCCGCTCGGGCTCAGCGTGCCGCCCGCCTCGGTCAGGTGCCGCAGCACGGCGATCCCCCGCATCAGCGGGGTGACCGCCTCGGCCGGTACGGCGTCGGGCTGGCCGGTCGCCCCGAGGGCGGCGGTCGTGGTGTTCGCGGGCATCGGCTCTCCGGTACGGCGGTCGCGGCAGCCCTACGGTAATCCGCGGCGTTTCCTCCGGCCCGCAGGCGGAGAGTGCCGCGATGGGTGGTCGGTCGTCTGCGGGTTCGTCGTGGCTGGTCGCGCAGTTCCCCGCGCCCCTTGAGGGCGCTGCAAGCGCCCCAAGCCCTTCACTTCCGCGTCGGCCTCGGCCCCCGTGTCACCCGGACCTGATGCTCCCCGCCCGGATCCGCGTCCGTCACCGCGATCCGGATGTCGTGGCGGGGGTCGCGGAAGTCCTCG contains:
- a CDS encoding ABC transporter ATP-binding protein, producing MKTAHALSGSGSSPPPQTDTVIDVRDLRMRYRTQDVLKGVGFTARRGEVVVLLGPNGAGKTTTIEILEGFRMRSAGDVTVLGTDPARGDERWRARLGIVLQSWRDHGKWRVRELLVQLGSYYAPYSAPLVRRPWDIDDLIAAVGLTEQANKRVGTLSGGQRRRFDVAIGLVGRPELLFLDEPAAGLDPEAKNEFHGLVRGLADENTTVLLTTHDLAEAEKLADRILILAGGRIVADGPAEELSRQASAEATVRWTLDGKPYEQATAEPTPFVRRLFEEHGEAIGGLEVRRASLEDTYLTMVRESEAGSVSGERAAQAFGEGS
- a CDS encoding ABC transporter permease, with the translated sequence MSPVWHAARAGVRRGCIELRQTFTTGQDVFGYTIWTVLLVVPLFLVRDDRLEGAGISVGAFMLPSMVGMTLAFTGMMTTAQLLATEREDGTLLRAKSVPHGMVGHLVGKIVMVSGTALVSMGLALAAGVFLVDDVARQGGGAWLTLLWVVPLGLLATLPIGAVIGSLVDSPRTIGLLMLPVMGLIVISGIYFPLSKLPDWLQTVGQIFPVYWLGLGLRSALLPADAVAAELGESWRHLETAGVLGAWAVAGLLLAPPVLRRMARRESGSTMAERHRKAMQRVG
- a CDS encoding IS1182 family transposase, with amino-acid sequence MSMRSAGDGEIPGETVRVARAAFPKGSLATRLRDELGVLFTDEQFADLFPSRGRHAWSPGRLALVLVLQFVEGLTDRQAAEAVRARIDFKYALGLELDDPGFDFSVLSEFRDRLTGTDGGRRVMDGVLAAARERGLLKSSGRARTDSTHVLSAARELNWLEMVAETLRAALNAVAHNAPDWLADIAEPDWFQHYATRIDDTRFPASRAKRAEVAERIGRDGMRLLAAVFDPRSPDGLRDLNKVEVLRQMWIQHFHLVEGEVRRRDPKDRPPNATRLVTPYDTDARGSVKRDIMWDGYKVHFTETCEPDAPNLITNVTTTVATVQDRSMAETIHTQLAARDCLPAEHWVDAGYPTAPALVSARRDHGIALHGPIQADNSAQTSAEDGFAQDAFTIDWNKQQAACPGGHTSTTWSERLSQRGQPVLRVVFSASDCRPCTMRQACINTTNAKRPRELRLRRQDEHHALHAARAEQQTDAWKERYQIRAGVEGTMSQAVLRCGLRRSRYRGLAKTSLQHQLTGAAINLARIDAHLIDTPRARTRISHFAALRPADQEAASGAKCPAPN
- a CDS encoding type II toxin-antitoxin system VapC family toxin, yielding MIYLFDTNVVAELTTRAKPDPRVLAWFRSTARPNRFLSVITVAEIEAGVAAAPDPVRQARYAQALAAVRHEFRDRIAPIGEPEAAAYLTIHKTLKAAGTSIDPPDALIAASALANGWTVATRNIKHMARTGALVVNPWEQQL
- a CDS encoding IclR family transcriptional regulator domain-containing protein, with amino-acid sequence MPANTTTAALGATGQPDAVPAEAVTPLMRGIAVLRHLTEAGGTLSPSGLERATGLARSTIDRITSTLARMGYVRLDGRDAVLTPRLMELGNAYLSALRLPALLAARADELADELDESVSLAVGDRDGIRFIHQATRRRAMSLSFRIGDLLPAERTAPGPLFAAEWSDDDWTRWRARRAADPQDRAFPAVPPREHPHPDEEFEQRAAQAAADGWALDDQLIEPGLVAVAAPVRDPRTGQVACVASVVSHTSRHTAAGLRDTLLPRLRAAVTDMERELRESPPPEPAAPPSGLATWTGASKQELGREFVESLARGLTVLTAFGEGRAELTLTEVAKATGLARATARRALITYEHLGLVRPAPHRTFTLTPRVLSLGFPPLSRTTLSQIATPHLADLSTRVHESASLAVLSPSGEEIQYTARVATIRVMSVNITVGTRLPAYATSMGRVMLADVPEQARVLGELKALTPRTVTDPAALSATLDEVRAQGYALVDEELEEGLRSIAVPVRDRTGRVVAAVNVAMHAARHTADECVHDILPELRATAAGIEADLHVAGRFTRVSAA
- a CDS encoding sugar ABC transporter substrate-binding protein produces the protein MRRHQRAATLTATALAGVLFAAGCSSSSGGKKSEEEGAAASAGKANTPRMTVAMITHASPGDTFWDLIRKGAQAAAAKDNIKLVYSSDPSAGNQANLVQNAIDQKVDGIALTAAKPEAMKDVVAKAQSAGIPVVGFNSGVGNWKELGMLEYFGQDENIAGQAFGERLNELGAKHAVCVIQEQGQVALEARCAGLKKGFKGKTDTLYVNGTDMPSVKSTITAKLKQDSSIDQVVTLGAPIALTAVQSVSDAGTDAKVATFDLNKDLVKAVQDGTVEFAVDQQPYLQGYLSVDALWLYKTNGNFSGGGTAPVLTGPAFITKDNVDQVADFAAKGTR